The following proteins come from a genomic window of Proteiniphilum propionicum:
- a CDS encoding DUF1573 domain-containing protein has translation MLKYLSCGCTQIEYEKKPILPDRTTRISITYNVDDRGYFNKTVSVYGNTDNSPLIIRLKGNTE, from the coding sequence ATTCTAAAATATTTATCCTGCGGGTGTACACAAATTGAATATGAAAAGAAACCGATACTGCCGGACAGGACAACCCGGATAAGCATCACCTACAATGTCGACGACCGGGGGTATTTCAATAAAACCGTTTCGGTGTACGGCAATACGGACAACTCGCCGTTGATTATACGGCTAAAAGGAAATACGGAATAA
- a CDS encoding ATP-binding protein has translation MALLPRIHDLNEYDFKFSSSIGIRQMKQLRELLWVDQLYNLVLMGPSGTGNE, from the coding sequence CTGGCCCTCCTGCCCCGAATACATGACCTGAACGAATACGACTTCAAATTCTCGAGCAGCATAGGTATAAGGCAAATGAAACAGCTCAGGGAGTTGCTCTGGGTTGATCAATTGTATAATTTGGTGCTTATGGGACCCAGCGGCACTGGCAATGAATAA
- a CDS encoding NVEALA domain-containing protein — protein MRKKILSGVFALVLLATAGFGMYKSLNGNVNLSDLALANVEALAQGENGGEREDCVPAYDICCELVIYPDGDYGEDCLLDHTKKPGWL, from the coding sequence ATGAGGAAGAAAATTCTTTCGGGCGTATTTGCCCTCGTACTCCTTGCAACCGCAGGTTTCGGAATGTACAAAAGTTTGAACGGAAATGTCAATTTAAGTGATTTGGCGTTGGCAAATGTGGAGGCATTGGCGCAAGGGGAAAATGGAGGAGAACGTGAAGATTGTGTTCCGGCCTACGACATTTGTTGTGAACTAGTTATTTATCCTGATGGAGATTATGGTGAAGATTGTTTACTTGACCATACCAAAAAACCAGGATGGCTATAA
- a CDS encoding BF3164 family lipoprotein, which translates to MRILISINCIFLLFSFTNCWNNSSNIKDDFDKEILLTKYDSINLENMGILNPVYFSLTDSFIVIQNRGVENNLTLINRNDSFVFDIAKKGNGPNEIVQFIPVPNNRKNIITFADRAKKKLYSFRTIYEEPILFNEISFDDKTPRFFSLNILNDSILVCTGMFSEGRFGLYNIKNKSIVYTGNYPKNNESEHLSFPHIAALYSGTQIGIKPEGDLFAAIYNGLFDIYKLQNNNELVNCKSIYYHFPKFNIFENGPIIGNSKETKEGFRSISCDSDHIYLLYSGKSMKDYDMDAFTGNKIYVYNWQGDPVVSYITDSDLKSIFIEGHFLWGVEKNGTFMYKYFID; encoded by the coding sequence ATGAGAATCTTAATTAGTATTAATTGCATCTTTCTATTATTTTCTTTTACGAATTGCTGGAATAATTCCAGCAATATTAAGGATGATTTTGATAAAGAAATTCTTTTAACGAAATATGATTCTATTAATTTGGAAAATATGGGAATATTAAATCCTGTATATTTTTCACTCACAGATTCTTTTATTGTTATTCAGAACAGAGGTGTTGAAAATAATCTTACATTGATAAATAGAAATGATTCTTTCGTTTTTGATATAGCCAAAAAAGGCAATGGACCAAACGAAATAGTACAGTTCATACCAGTTCCAAATAATAGAAAAAATATAATAACTTTTGCAGACAGGGCAAAAAAAAAGCTATATTCATTCAGAACAATATATGAGGAACCTATTCTCTTTAATGAAATTAGTTTTGATGACAAAACTCCTCGTTTTTTTTCATTAAACATCTTAAATGATAGCATACTCGTTTGTACAGGAATGTTTTCCGAAGGACGTTTTGGATTATATAATATTAAAAATAAATCCATTGTTTACACCGGAAATTATCCAAAAAATAATGAATCCGAACACCTCTCTTTTCCTCATATTGCTGCACTATATTCTGGAACACAAATAGGAATTAAGCCAGAAGGAGATCTATTCGCCGCTATATACAATGGGTTATTTGATATTTACAAATTACAAAACAATAACGAATTAGTTAACTGTAAATCGATTTATTATCATTTTCCCAAATTTAACATTTTTGAAAATGGACCTATTATTGGTAATTCTAAAGAAACAAAAGAGGGGTTTAGGTCTATTTCTTGTGATTCAGATCACATCTATTTACTTTACTCCGGAAAATCAATGAAAGATTATGATATGGATGCTTTCACTGGAAATAAGATATACGTATACAACTGGCAAGGAGATCCGGTTGTTTCTTATATTACGGATTCTGATTTAAAATCAATTTTTATTGAGGGTCATTTTCTTTGGGGAGTAGAAAAAAATGGCACCTTTATGTATAAATACTTCATCGATTAA